DNA from Brassica napus cultivar Da-Ae chromosome C4, Da-Ae, whole genome shotgun sequence:
tattttattaattacaaaaaataccTTCAATCAGTTAGCTCTTAAATCATTATTATTCAtcagtttttaaaaaagtatCTTGCAActagaaaaatgataaaaatgtaaagataaaaggaaaaaataatattacttgAAACTTAATTTATGGCTGGTACCTAACTTTGCTTCTATGCATTAATAtaagttgtgtttcaaaaaaaaaacaaaagtaatcttatttgaaactttttaaaatactcCTAAACCCCACAAATACCACTTATcacttatttaataatttattttatttttttaaatattaacatTTATTCTGTTTGAGATACTTTGTAAAAAATTACCAGCAAACatgctcttagagcatgatttGATTATCATGTGAGGgtttctaaaattttttttttttttttggttttatctgatttaaaaaaaaaaatcaaaacggaACCAATCGCAGACCGCCACGTGTCGTGGGGCTCGCAAAACAGTATAACAAACCGGCCAAAAACGATCCGGAACTGGAAATTTTGGGGACcgccttttcaaaaaaaactagGACCCACACCCTTATTTGACGCAGAAACCCATTTTGGGTTCCGCCATAAAGGTGCTCTTACATATTCACAGTTAGTGATTCGCTTTCGGCAGTCCCTCCCATGGTTTTATCATTTCGAGCGCTGTGATAACGTATTAAACAAAGACCCCAGTTTCTGTGGAAAAGTAGCTCCTGTAATTTCAACAAGAAACAATTTATGAGAGATGGGTGCAAGACTCTCGCTCATGCTAGTTGGGATTAATTCTTATTTTAACGAAAacatgaagaaacaaaaaaaaacagcaagGAATTCTCAAATAAAATATGTTGCTAAGTTTGTGTAGTCAATTCAATAGCTTAGTATTGGGGAATCGTGCAAATTCAAGGCCATTTAATAAAGCCTCCTAACTCCCCACCAATAAAACTGGTTCTCTCATCTGTTAAACATAGTTTGGTTtaagaatctttttaaaaaactttcggAAAAAAGAAACTCTCACATGTGCGCCGCATGTGAATGTGATGCCCTCTATTATATCTATGCATGTGTAATGTGTTTGTGTATAAATACACACACCCACGCACACACAAAGTTGCCCATTGGAAGGACGTGACCGAGTAGTCATCATTATCAGCTATCTTACGGAGAAGAATGGCGTCAAGACCAGGTTTTCTCACGGACTGGCCATGGACACCTCTTGGAAGCTTTAAGGTCATTGCTTCATAGCATCTTTATATGCACTTATAATCCGTTGTTTATATCAACCGTTAGCCTTAACGtttgtatataatatgaataaatatttCAGTACTTGGTGTTGGCGCCGCTTGTTATCGATAGCATCTACTCATACGCGACACTGCGAGATCACGATAAACTTTTGGTCGTAGCGCTAATGGTGTGGCGTATTGTTCATAGCCAGGCTTGGATAAGTTTCTCCCGTTACCGAACTGCCAAGGGAACCACACGGATCGTGAACAAATCCATAGAGTTTGAGCAAGTCGACAGAGAACGAACCTGGGACGATCAGATCATCTTCAACACTATCATTGTTTACTTAGTCAAAGCGTACGTCATAAGAAACAACCCCGTTCCCTTTTGGCGACTTGATGGCGTGGTTCTAACCGTTCTCCTCCATGCGGGTCCTGTTGAGTTCATCTACTACTGGTTTCACCGAGCCCTTCACCATCATTACCTCTATTCTCGATACCATTCACACCACCACTCCTCCATTGTCACCGAACCCATAACTTGTACGTCCacatataacttatatatacttACAGCACATACAATAAAACGCATTACCCTATTACTCTTTCTCCGTTTAAATGATTAAATGTCTATAACTTTTCAGaagaattaaaaaatgtttaaattctAGTCCTTTGGAAACAAGTAAACTCTTGGATTATGTTCTCTTTTCTACTTTTGTATTACTTTTAACTTTACTTAATTGAGCAGTACTATTAACTCGGTAAAATGGtttttaattatacttttacattgaaaattcaaaacaacACTTTCTTTGAAGGGTATGTGTACTACATAACTAAATTCTGAaatcttatttataaaataaatgtaacagCAAAATCGTATATATATAAGTGGTGTTGATTTTCAACAAAACATGATTTTTCtcataaatttttataactatTTAATATAGTGTATTGGGTAAAATAATAGAtcttacaacaacaaaaattgacgtttcttaaataaaagtaaGACTTGCATACAATATACCAATAATATTCTGTATGGTTTTGATATTGCAGCGGTGGTACATCCTTTTGCCGAACACATTGGCTATACATTAATCTTGGGGATACCTCTAATAACGTGTTTGCTATGTGGAACGGTCTCTGTAGCCTCGCTCTTCCTCTATTTAACTTACATAGATTTCATGAACAACTTGGGTCACTGCAACTTCGAGCTCATTCCAAAacctttcttctctcttttcccTCCTCTCAAGTTCATCTGCTATACTCCTTCGTAAGTCCTTCACAATTATCTTGAATAGTATGTTTAACCATTAAATGAGAATCTTAACATAGTGTATAGTTTATGTTTTGCGTTTAGGAACCAACATTTAGTGTCTTAATCAAACTTCACTTGTAGATGTAATcacaaaagttaaaaaaaaattttttgattaaaacaaCTTTGAGACTAAATATGTAGTGATTGCAGATTTCACTCGCTCCACCACACGCAATTCAGGACAAACTACTCTCTATTCATGCCAATGTACGACTACATTTACGGTACTAACGACAAGTGCAGTGACTCATTGTACGAAACGTCattagagaaagaagaagagaagcctGACGCAATTCATCTAACTCACCTAACATCACTCGACTCTATTTACCAACTCCGGCTTGGCTTTGCTTCCCTCTCCTCGCACCCTCTATCTTCTCGGTGTTACCTATTACTCATGAGACCCTTCACTCTAATCCTATCTTTTATActgacttctttctcttttcgAACCTTTGTCTTTGAGAGAAACCGCTTCCGTGACCTCACCATTCACTCCCACCTCCTTCCCAAGTTTTCATCTCATGTTGGCCTCTACTCTCTCTTCTCTAGTCTTTACAATATATCAAATAACTTCACGTTttctaataacattttttttgttaatcaacAGTACATATCGCAGCAGTGTAAaaaatctatcaacaaaatGATAGAGACGGCTATCATTGAAGCGAACAAGAAGGGTGTGAAAGTAATGAGTTTGGGGCTATTGAACCAGGCATGCAATTAGTTATTCTTATGTTTTGCAATTCTAACGAGAGATATGCTCTATACGTAAACCCTAACTGACACTATAATATGATTAGGGAGAAGAATTAAATGGGTATGGAGAAATGTACGTAAGGAAGCATCCAAAGCTAAAGATAAGGATAGTAGATGGAAGCAGTCTTGCAGCCGAGGTGGTGGTTCATAGTATTCCTGTTGGCACGAGAGAAGTTCTCTTTCGAGGCCAAGTCACAAAAGTTGCTCGTGTCATTGTCATTTCTCTTTGCCAAAATGGCATCAAGGTAACTacgtacatatatattattatatgttttattttctctaGTTTTCAGtaaatatttatagaatattttgacccaagaaaatatttagatatTCTTACCTTTTGCCTTTTGGTAAATTATACAGTACAATGATACTTTGCTTGTAAGAATTAATAATGATCGAACGTTAATAAAAACGTAGGTTGATATTGCAACTAGGGGCGGATTCAAAAAGGTTTTTAGTTAGGagtacaatataaaaataacaaaacataggttaagaatatatatatatatatatattttcagttttcgtcactaaaacaatttttgtaattactaaaataattttattaaactgaatgaacttaaattatttaagaaactAAAACTAATAGGGGCATGTGGTCCATACGGTCGCACCGCGTCTGACTCTGCATGTAGCACgtacatttttataaattcataagctttttttttttttgtgaattcaGTCAAAAGAAATTTCGTAATCAAATCCATTGACAAAAAAGCATTTTTTTACACGTAAACAATGTCACATGGCCTACTTTAAGTCCAAATCAATCTACCATTTTTGGTTTCaggttacaaaatatattcataattaatgttttataCCTTTGACTGTAATAGTTaagttcatattttaaaaatattcgcTTTGGTCTAAATTAGTAGGGAcccaattaataaaatatttcaattctTTTACAAAAAAGGTAATAAACTATTTCAATAAATAGGTGATGGTGTTACGTGAGGAAGAGCATTGCATGCTAGCCGGATACCTTGGCGGGCATTGTAAAGAAAATCTGGTGCTCACAACCAATTACTCCCCAATGGTATGTGTAAATTGCAAATggcattaataaatattaacataCTAATTAACTCATACCTAAGTATTATTTACAAAACcatgtaacatatatatatatatatatatgcatgtagATTTGGTTGGTGGGAGATGGGCTAAGCAGAGAAGAGCAGGAGATGGCTACAAAAGGAACTCGTTTTCTTCCTTTCTCTCAGTTTCCTCCTACCCAACTTCGAAAAGACTGCTTTTACCATACCACTCCAGCTATGATCATCCCTGACTCTGCTCAAAACATCGACTCTTGTGAGGTATGTACAGGTCCTTGAACTCTAGAGAAACTATATTACAACTAGTTATGATGTATGACACGTTTCTATGCACATAGAATTGGCTGGGGAGGAGAGTGATGAGCGCGTGGAGAGTTGGTGGGATAGTGCATGCGCTTGAAGGATGGGAGGAACACGAGTGTGGTCTTGACGGTCCAGTTGTTAATCCTCCAAGAGTTTGGGAAGCTGCTCTTCGAAATGGTTTTAAACCTCTGGTTTTGCCATCTGTAGAGACCAAAGGATTGAGCAATTGTTACtagtaatttattaaataaatgttGTACTAAAGACCAAAAGACTTTGTAAGAAGTAAACCGTAAGTTCGTAACTTGGCGACCGGTTGCATTTGTCATTTCACTTGAActcttttattaaaaaagaattaataaggttattaattttttttttggtttcgtcAAGAGTATCGTTATCCATGGTTTCTTAAGGCGGGGTTCTTaggaaatataagaaattatttCTTAAAGTATTTTTAGGCCATGATTATTGCAGAATTTAAAAGGGTTTCTTAACCAAAACTAGTGGCGGACCCtaccgaaaattataaaaaccaGTGACAGAAAAGCAAAATAAGGATCGATCTTTATAGGATTTTTGACTGTTCGCGGGCCCCACcgacacgtggcggtccgcAATTGATTCGCCTTttaattaattctttttttaattggacaaaaagaaatttttttttaagaaacccaTAAGAGGTTATAGGGTTAATGATgttcttaactttttactaaaaagttaagaaacagttttttaTATTCCCCTAAGAACCCCGCCCTAAGAAACCATGGACAATAAtgctctaagagcatgattaatccgGGGTTCTTAGGatggagttcttagcggaagttaagaaacagtttcttaacttccgctaaaaacctcactctaagaaccccgggttaatcatggtctaaggtCACTTTTATATTAGTTAATGAATATATCGAATCTAGTGGCTTAACCGGTTCAATATGGTTATACTTGATAATGATATATCGGTTTACATCGACATCTCTGTGGAGACAGATTCAGCTGTGCCTTAACTTCAAGAAGCTAAACTGAAACTACTTGTGACAACAACTCAAGAATGCTCTCAGATCCCTCGGTAAGAACTTCTTGTCAGCAAAATCAATCACTCAACCGGTTATCTGGTAACCTATGAGAGTTCTGCTCAATGGTTCAGATACGATTCTCAACCTTCTCGCTCAAGTTTCTCTCCTTTAACCATGTTCTCTTCTCTCATGTCTTCCCTGTACTGACTCATCCTGACCAACCAAGCAAAACCCACAACCCTAATTTAGTCTTGTTCAGTTTGAATCTATGTTAAAGAAACAAGGAAGGTAAAAAAACCTTGAGACAAGATCAGTAACAGAGATCCCAAGCATCCGGATAGCAAGCAATGCTGCATGGGTGGGGAGTTGTTTATTGCAACTGTCGCCACAGGAACACCCCccaaagaaagataaatgttTGAAAAACTGCAAGCAATTAATAGCTTAAGTGAAACATGAAGCAATGAGTGCTTTACCTGAACGATAGAGAGAAGTGCTTACCTCTTCTCAGTTCTACAGTAGCACTGTCGTCAAGCTATGAACCATGTGACCGTAGGACAATGAACTTGCTGAGCAATTCTCTGAAGGATCTAAAATCGTAACCTTTATAGCCATTTGGGAAGCAGCTTGGCAAATCATACGACCCAACTGTCCACCTCCCAGTACTCCCACAATTATCCATGGACAGTTTATTCTCACTTTCAAagagaaatttttttcaaaaaaacattagaaaatAGTTCCTTCTCCAATTACACTAACTTTAACTTCAAATCTTCAGAACTACAAGTCAAGCACAGCTGCTTTAGTCACTCTTATTTTCATTAGTGTTGGTGTGATATAATCTATAGCATTCAAGAAATGGACTTGAGACTAATTGTCATGACCATTATACCCCAAAGACAAAATTTTGCAGCCTACTTATGTATACATGAACATGAAGTTTCTGTTTCAGAAACTGAGCTCTGTTTCAGAAGCAATATAGGCGCACAATATTACCATGATCCAAGCATGAAAGACAAAAACTTTTAGAGAAATTAACATACATAGAGATAGGTATGCAAATAAGTGACAAGAAGGAGAATGCTAGACAGACCAAAACAGAGGAGGAGCtctcaagcaaaacataagtCAGTCAGTGACAATAGCTTAAACAATGAAAGGCgtattaagaagaagaagaagactaacCTGGTTTCGAGCTATTGACAAGAGAAAAGATTCGAGAAGTTAGCTCCAAAGGTTCCATCTTTATACTGTCGAATCTGATTCACTATGTTAAGAATTCTCAAGTGCAGGGTTTTTCATGGTCCACTTTACAATTCGGTTTAGATAATACCAAATTACAAACCTCCTAATTTCGCCGGTTCGCAAGAATTACCGGTTTagttattaattcaaaaaccgAACCACATATGATGGGCTCGAGcccatttaaaataatagttaaacATGTTTAGatgagaaaaaataatataatggaATAAAATTTCTTTCATTTGCATATTTCActcgtttattttttatttttataattttattattctcTGCATGACAATCATTTAAAAGTAAAGTTTGTATGCTTTTTCATATGGCAGAGGCGGACCCACACACAATAAAGAGGTGTCAAGTACCACAAGTTCAAATATAAAAACGTAATTTGTTAGCTGCGATCAATAGTGAAAATAGTTCAATTGGTTATGTTGGTCCCAGCtaacaattaaatttataaaaatatagtgAAAATAGCTCAATTGGTTAAACCGTTAGATGCGATCAGTAGTGAAAATAGCTCAATTGGTTAATTGGAAACGTAATTTAAAGATGATCTGATGATCGATTGTGAAccttaatgaaattttattttgaaaaaaatatatacagaaCATTCTAAATGAATCAGTAGAAAGGTGGATGGATGTGTAACGACCCGGTTTTAACAaaccataattaaaatttggtttgattatttatttaggCTAAACCAATCTGAAAAATAATTTCTTCTTAATGGTTTAGTGAACCGTAGCGCAACCATCTTTCATCACCATCATTTTTTTCATTAGCCACCTCAAGCCATCTTCACGTTTCTCCCTCCATTAGTTGGTCCAACGACTATCATTGACTGTCATCTTCTGGGAGTAAGTAGCCAACTCTTTTCTCTACGTGTTATAGAAAGCGGATCTCCAATCGGATTTGTATTCTAAAAGTTATGTGTGTTTTACCAAGGGATATTTCTGCATAACACATCTGAGACCATTATTGGGGAAAGTCAGGAACGGATTATCAAATCATAGAATTTTGACGTCaaattttcatggtaaattcTAAACTCACAGATCTACCTATAGCAGAAGGCAGATCATCATTTGGAATTTCGGTTTAAATGTTATGGTTGTTTATTTGGGACTGATCTCTGCAGAGCGAGTCCACGAACAGTCAACTTCATAAGCGTTTTCATGTTTATCCCGACTGACTTAGAAAACGAACGAGATACCTTTGGAAAGGCCTCGTTGTCAGCTTTCCAGATCATTCTTCAGATCGACAAACTGAGGTACAGTTAGGAAATTATGGCCATTTTAATTTCGGGTATCAACTCTGTTCAAATCCGAAAATCATAAACCTAGTCTTCTAATttggaaaccctaaatctattGTTTTAGAAAAGTTTCTTATGGACCTAAGCCATTAATTCTCGTGCCGCAGTTGACCGTATCCTCCGTTGTCCATTTCATCCagtggctaaggtgagggttATTCCGTTTAATCTCATGCTAGTTTAGTATTACCATTAtgaaaagtttagtttcgaaacatgttccgtctctgtgaatcgagtctaACTGGAgtcttgtttatttttattttattctttgtcTAAACGGGAAATTAGATGATTCAATAGTTGATTGATTTGGTTGATGTTAAAAGACggttatatataagtatacatATAGTATGGATTGATTAGCCGGATACAGGGAAGTACTTCTGTATCGACCTATTTGTGTGGAGATTACGGGACGTACAGGGAAGCACTTCTGTACCACGTATGAGCTGCGGACGTACAGGGAAGCACTTCTGTACTACGTGGCAATTGTTTGAGTTGAGATTGCGGGGCGTACAGGGAAGCACTTTTGTACCACGCATGAGGTGCGGGAGTGTAGGGAAGCACTTCTATACTACGTAGCATTGTGTATGAGGAGAATGTGGGAGTACATGAAAGCACTTATGTACTACGCATACTTTTGGTATACATGAATATTTATTCTATATCCGTATGAGGAGAATGCGGGGTGCAACGAATAGCTATGTACTATAAGCGCATTGGTTGTTATGTGTGGCGCATTAGGTgccgtgtttgtttcatgctagaaCTAGGCCTACATAGTCGTAGTTCTAtgtactgagtcagtggtttgcggctTAGCATCTCATACATCACTGAGTAACTCCCCTGTTGCTCACCTCTCTTTTCTCCCCCTTCCAGGTGAGACTGTCGAGCATGAGTGATTGCTATCGGATTAGTGTTTTTGGACGTTTACTTCTTTCCATTTCAGACTTGCGGATTTTATGgttttatcatattttctgGATTTATTCCATTATTTGGATTTATGACTATTTGTCGGATTTAAGATATGTGCAGACGATTTATGAGGATTAATAAATAGAGATTTCacgattattatttattattttattttggagagTACGGGTATTACAGGATGCTGTGGAGATGGATCTACTGTTTCTAAATACATAAAAGTTCCTAATTAGGCTATCAATAAGGTTGACTATGATGGTATAGGTGTTGCTTTATATCGAAGGATAATCAGAAAGGTTCCTGCTGACGATGACATGCCAGTGAGACCTACCTTCGTTCACTACATGTTTAGGGACGATGTGTAGTGAGTTATATGCCTATACATGTGCTCATCTATATTGGTTTGGTTTTCATTTTCAGAGAGTGGGTAAGAACATGGCGAAGAGAGTGGGTAAGAACATGGCGAAGAGAGGAAGAGCTACATGTGCTTCCTGCTTTATTGATGATACAATGATGTTAATTGATACAATGATGTTAATTGTTCTAGACACGGCTAAACTATGTCCTAGTGTACAAGAGgaactataaatattttcttagaaaACTGTTTAAAACTGTATTAATGACTTCTTTacacaaataaatttaaataaaaattatacatatcATCGAAA
Protein-coding regions in this window:
- the LOC106392348 gene encoding protein CER1-like 2, translated to MASRPGFLTDWPWTPLGSFKYLVLAPLVIDSIYSYATLRDHDKLLVVALMVWRIVHSQAWISFSRYRTAKGTTRIVNKSIEFEQVDRERTWDDQIIFNTIIVYLVKAYVIRNNPVPFWRLDGVVLTVLLHAGPVEFIYYWFHRALHHHYLYSRYHSHHHSSIVTEPITSVVHPFAEHIGYTLILGIPLITCLLCGTVSVASLFLYLTYIDFMNNLGHCNFELIPKPFFSLFPPLKFICYTPSFHSLHHTQFRTNYSLFMPMYDYIYGTNDKCSDSLYETSLEKEEEKPDAIHLTHLTSLDSIYQLRLGFASLSSHPLSSRCYLLLMRPFTLILSFILTSFSFRTFVFERNRFRDLTIHSHLLPKFSSHYISQQCKKSINKMIETAIIEANKKGVKVMSLGLLNQGEELNGYGEMYVRKHPKLKIRIVDGSSLAAEVVVHSIPVGTREVLFRGQVTKVARVIVISLCQNGIKVMVLREEEHCMLAGYLGGHCKENLVLTTNYSPMIWLVGDGLSREEQEMATKGTRFLPFSQFPPTQLRKDCFYHTTPAMIIPDSAQNIDSCENWLGRRVMSAWRVGGIVHALEGWEEHECGLDGPVVNPPRVWEAALRNGFKPLVLPSVETKGLSNCY